The Populus alba chromosome 6, ASM523922v2, whole genome shotgun sequence genome contains a region encoding:
- the LOC118030815 gene encoding probable inactive poly [ADP-ribose] polymerase SRO2 → MEEQDDPVSMTVEDFEGGEAILEDSSGSETDDQLAHFAGLLKIGEETREYDGVKNTFLTGMKGHAKDTQVVAIYKNSASTSPMKARFAAFKAFEQVVSQKNGGQGNANVKYGWYSGSKEDISQIISHGFALCNGQSHGLGVYLSPTNFLLDGLEYSRADENDMRHILLCKVIMGKMEVIPAGSKQRYPRSGEFDSGVDNLEAPRRLVVWTTFMNSHILPDYIISFKAPSSTTLLINRINEIRNLGFVSVSALHLTMVKFLGPARGALISRIYEDFAKRKVNVVQLFHAARRITGDDQLLIEIFKSSTNKPVRRELRRTCAAQAAAELRRR, encoded by the exons ATGGAAGAGCAAGATGATCCAGTGTCAATGACAGTAGAAGATTTCGAGGGAGGAGAAGCTATTTTGGAGGACTCATCTGGTTCTGAAACCGACGATCAACTCGCGCATTTCGCTGGACTGTTGAAGATTGGAGAAGAAACAAGGGAGTATGATGGAGTGAAGAATACTTTTCTAACGGGAATGAAAGGGCATGCTAAAGACACACAGGTTGTTGCCATTTACAAGAACTCTGCTTCTACTTCGCCGATGAAGGCTAGGTTTGCTGCGTTTAAAGCTTTTGAACAGGTCGTTTCGCAAAAGAATGGAGGCCAAGGAAATGCAAATGTTAAGTATGGGTGGTATAGTGGGTCGAAGGAGGATATTTCTCAGATCATTTCTCATGGTTTTGCTTTGTGTAATGGTCAATCTCATGGCCTTGGTGTTTATTTGTCTCCTACTAATTTTCTCCTTGATGG GTTGGAATATTCAAGGGCTgatgaaaatgacatgaggcATATTTTGTTATGTAAAGTGATCATGGGGAAGATGGAAGTGATTCCTGCTGGTTCCAAGCAAAGATATCCACGTTCAGGGGAGTTTGACTCCGGTGTTGACAATCTTGAAGCACCAAGAAGATTGGTTGTCTGGACCACTTTCATGAATTCTCACATTCTTCCTGATTACATCATAAGTTTCAAGGCACCTTCTTCCACTACTTTGCTAATAAATCGGATCAATGAAATAAGAAACTTGGGTTTTGTGAGTGTCTCTGCTCTACATCTCACAATGGTAAAGTTTCTGGGTCCTGCCAGGGGAGCCTTGATTTCCAGAATCTATGAAGACTTTGCCAAACGAAAGGTCAATGTAGTGCAACTGTTCCATGCTGCGAGGCGGATCACTGGGGACGACCAGCTGTTGATTGAGATCTTTAAATCAAGCACAAACAAGCCTGTGAGACGAGAATTAAGGAGAACCTGTGCAGCTCAGGCAGCAGCTGAGCTGAGAAGGAGATAA